From a single Fimbriimonadaceae bacterium genomic region:
- a CDS encoding site-specific DNA-methyltransferase, producing MARENAHYELSDAEKRDLIKLIEQGKPLPEKYRFLLFADKREVELVWNGKNREVCTAVLPFQTLEHIDEPRKEQREGELDLDLGGRQVKGWTNKLIWGDNKLILSSLKAGALRRQIEEAGGLKLIYIDPPFDVGADFSMDIEIGGETFHKEPNLLEQIAYRDTWGRGADSFIAMIYERLILMRDLMHPEGSIYVHCDPRVNGFIRLVMNEIFGTELFRNEIVWQRTSSRKGVNQLGRVHDLIYFYSKSESLTWSPPSVAQTEETARGHDFLTDEDGTIHRLSDLTGAGPGPARIFNGKSIEPPAGRHWGYDQPGIDNLIARGRIAFTRTGTPRLKTPLSELKGVAVHDVWTDISVLNSAAEERVAYPTQKPEGLLERIVEASSKEGDLVADFFCGSGTTAAVAEKLGRKWIATDLGKFGIHTTRKRLIQVQRELKAGGKPFRAFEVLNLGRYERQAYLNVAGRLTGKQKEQALAKKEAEFRELILKAYRAEPLPDTGFFHGKNSGRLVVVGPINLPVGRLFIEEVITECRKRGASRVDVLAFEFEMGLFPAVLEDAKQKGIDLAPKTIPPEVFDKRAVEKGQVRFHDVAYIEVTPRFDKKDKLTLAVELSDFSVYYSQGLVESIAAELKEGKSEVVCEAGKLIKISKDKQGVVTREMLTKKWTDWVDYWAVDFNYESRKEIIKVQRGTGLGGVQGFLPGQEPDQRELELAADDFEERWTGAYIFENEWQSFRTRHNRDLELKSAPHRYDKLGRYIVAVKVIDIFGNDTMTLMPITVG from the coding sequence ATGGCCCGCGAAAACGCCCACTACGAGCTCTCCGACGCCGAAAAGCGCGACCTCATCAAGCTCATCGAACAGGGCAAGCCGCTGCCGGAGAAGTACCGTTTTCTGCTCTTCGCCGATAAGCGCGAAGTCGAACTGGTGTGGAACGGAAAAAACCGCGAAGTCTGCACAGCCGTGCTACCGTTTCAGACGCTCGAACACATCGACGAGCCTAGGAAGGAACAGCGCGAGGGAGAACTCGATCTCGACCTGGGCGGGCGCCAGGTCAAGGGCTGGACGAATAAGCTCATCTGGGGCGACAACAAGTTGATTCTCTCCTCCCTCAAAGCCGGGGCGCTCCGCCGTCAGATCGAGGAGGCCGGCGGCCTCAAGCTCATCTATATCGACCCGCCCTTCGATGTGGGGGCGGACTTCAGCATGGATATCGAGATCGGCGGCGAGACTTTCCATAAAGAGCCGAACCTTCTTGAGCAAATCGCCTACCGCGACACCTGGGGACGCGGCGCCGATTCCTTCATCGCCATGATCTATGAACGCCTTATTCTCATGCGCGACTTGATGCACCCAGAGGGTAGCATCTACGTGCATTGCGACCCGAGGGTGAACGGGTTTATCCGTTTGGTGATGAATGAAATCTTCGGAACCGAACTCTTCCGAAACGAAATTGTCTGGCAGAGAACATCGAGCCGCAAAGGCGTGAACCAACTTGGGCGTGTTCACGATCTGATTTACTTCTACTCCAAAAGCGAAAGCCTCACGTGGAGTCCCCCCAGCGTTGCTCAAACCGAGGAAACAGCGCGTGGTCACGATTTCCTGACTGACGAGGATGGAACGATTCACCGCCTTTCAGACTTAACCGGCGCGGGCCCGGGACCAGCTCGGATTTTCAATGGTAAGAGCATTGAACCTCCTGCTGGTAGACATTGGGGTTACGACCAACCCGGAATTGACAACCTGATAGCTCGCGGACGAATCGCTTTCACGAGGACCGGCACACCTCGCCTCAAGACTCCGTTAAGCGAACTCAAGGGCGTAGCTGTTCACGACGTGTGGACTGACATTTCAGTTTTGAACTCAGCAGCCGAGGAACGCGTTGCTTATCCGACTCAAAAGCCGGAAGGGTTGTTGGAACGTATTGTTGAAGCCAGCAGCAAAGAAGGCGATTTGGTAGCGGACTTTTTCTGCGGCAGCGGTACGACCGCCGCTGTGGCTGAAAAGCTGGGCCGAAAATGGATCGCTACCGACCTCGGCAAGTTCGGCATTCACACCACGCGCAAGCGGCTCATTCAAGTACAGCGTGAGTTGAAAGCCGGCGGCAAACCCTTTCGCGCTTTTGAAGTGCTCAATCTGGGCCGCTACGAGCGCCAGGCCTATCTCAACGTCGCCGGGCGTCTCACGGGCAAACAGAAAGAACAGGCGCTGGCCAAGAAAGAGGCGGAGTTCCGTGAGTTGATCCTCAAGGCCTACCGCGCTGAACCTTTGCCTGACACCGGATTCTTCCACGGCAAGAATAGTGGGCGACTCGTCGTCGTAGGCCCGATCAACTTGCCGGTCGGGCGGCTGTTTATCGAGGAAGTCATCACCGAATGCCGTAAACGCGGTGCCTCTCGCGTGGATGTGTTGGCCTTCGAGTTCGAGATGGGCCTCTTCCCCGCCGTTCTGGAAGACGCAAAACAAAAGGGCATCGACCTCGCGCCCAAGACCATCCCGCCGGAGGTGTTCGACAAACGCGCCGTCGAGAAGGGACAGGTCCGTTTCCACGACGTGGCCTATATCGAAGTCACGCCGCGATTCGACAAGAAGGATAAGCTCACACTGGCCGTAGAGCTGTCCGACTTCTCCGTCTACTACTCACAGGGACTCGTGGAATCCATCGCCGCTGAGCTGAAAGAGGGCAAGAGCGAGGTGGTGTGCGAGGCGGGCAAGCTCATCAAAATCAGCAAAGACAAACAGGGCGTCGTCACTCGCGAGATGCTCACCAAGAAGTGGACCGACTGGGTGGACTACTGGGCGGTGGACTTTAACTACGAAAGCCGGAAAGAAATCATCAAGGTCCAGCGTGGCACAGGCCTCGGCGGTGTCCAGGGCTTCTTGCCTGGACAGGAGCCGGACCAACGCGAACTCGAATTAGCCGCTGACGATTTCGAAGAGCGCTGGACCGGGGCCTACATCTTCGAGAACGAGTGGCAGAGCTTCCGCACTCGCCACAATCGCGACCTTGAATTGAAATCCGCTCCGCACCGCT